A genomic region of Trifolium pratense cultivar HEN17-A07 linkage group LG3, ARS_RC_1.1, whole genome shotgun sequence contains the following coding sequences:
- the LOC123914403 gene encoding DNA-directed RNA polymerase III subunit RPC6-like isoform X2 produces the protein MNRLQESVSPQRKRQRVSEPSLTNEERLLYNLIRSKTNIGISTLEMKRETNLPPTVVNKFLKLLVSKDMVKEVPTIQNKGRKHFMATEFVPSEEITGGHFYSDGNLDKELIDALKKVCVKCISMQRVSTCDGCLEWCKKTGVFTTEVTEKQIKGILETLVLDNEIMQMTSTGYGDFASIPVGKTCYICKNKGVVKGGKKSVDSTSFPCFSCQRMSFCSPDGAVSPATCVYYQKWLDF, from the coding sequence ATGAATCGTTTGCAAGAATCTGTTTCCCCTCAACGGAAACGACAAAGAGTGTCTGAGCCCTCCTTGACAAATGAAGAGCGTCTACTCTATAATCTCATACGTAGTAAAACAAACATAGGGATCTCGACACTAGAAATGAAAAGAGAAACAAATCTTCCTCCTACTGTGGTCAATAAATTCCTGAAGCTACTTGTGTCCAAGGATATGGTAAAGGAAGTTCCTACCATTCAAAACAAAGGTAGAAAACACTTCATGGCAACAGAGTTTGTACCTTCCGAGGAAATCACCGGTGGGCATTTTTATAGTGATGGGAATCTTGATAAGGAACTTATAGACGCTTTGAAGAAAGTGTGCGTGAAATGCATTTCCATGCAGAGAGTTTCTACATGTGATGGATGTTTAGAGTGGTGTAAAAAGACCGGAGTTTTTACCACTGAAGTcacagaaaaacaaataaaagggATTTTGGAAACTTTGGTTTTGGATAATGAGATAATGCAGATGACAAGTACCGGATATGGGGATTTTGCATCTATTCCCGTTGGCAAAACTTGTTACATATGCAAAAACAAGGGCGTAGTTAAAGGGGGAAAGAAATCGGTCGACTCAACTTCCTTTCCATGTTTTTCTTGTCAACGAATGAGCTTTTGTTCACCAGATGGGGCTGTCTCTCCAGCAACATGTGTCTATTATCAGAAATGGTTGGATTTCTGA
- the LOC123914403 gene encoding DNA-directed RNA polymerase III subunit RPC6-like isoform X1 yields MSKEKMKNADKYGMNRLQESVSPQRKRQRVSEPSLTNEERLLYNLIRSKTNIGISTLEMKRETNLPPTVVNKFLKLLVSKDMVKEVPTIQNKGRKHFMATEFVPSEEITGGHFYSDGNLDKELIDALKKVCVKCISMQRVSTCDGCLEWCKKTGVFTTEVTEKQIKGILETLVLDNEIMQMTSTGYGDFASIPVGKTCYICKNKGVVKGGKKSVDSTSFPCFSCQRMSFCSPDGAVSPATCVYYQKWLDF; encoded by the exons ATGTCCaaagaaaagatgaaaaatgcTGATAAATATG GAATGAATCGTTTGCAAGAATCTGTTTCCCCTCAACGGAAACGACAAAGAGTGTCTGAGCCCTCCTTGACAAATGAAGAGCGTCTACTCTATAATCTCATACGTAGTAAAACAAACATAGGGATCTCGACACTAGAAATGAAAAGAGAAACAAATCTTCCTCCTACTGTGGTCAATAAATTCCTGAAGCTACTTGTGTCCAAGGATATGGTAAAGGAAGTTCCTACCATTCAAAACAAAGGTAGAAAACACTTCATGGCAACAGAGTTTGTACCTTCCGAGGAAATCACCGGTGGGCATTTTTATAGTGATGGGAATCTTGATAAGGAACTTATAGACGCTTTGAAGAAAGTGTGCGTGAAATGCATTTCCATGCAGAGAGTTTCTACATGTGATGGATGTTTAGAGTGGTGTAAAAAGACCGGAGTTTTTACCACTGAAGTcacagaaaaacaaataaaagggATTTTGGAAACTTTGGTTTTGGATAATGAGATAATGCAGATGACAAGTACCGGATATGGGGATTTTGCATCTATTCCCGTTGGCAAAACTTGTTACATATGCAAAAACAAGGGCGTAGTTAAAGGGGGAAAGAAATCGGTCGACTCAACTTCCTTTCCATGTTTTTCTTGTCAACGAATGAGCTTTTGTTCACCAGATGGGGCTGTCTCTCCAGCAACATGTGTCTATTATCAGAAATGGTTGGATTTCTGA